The Lycium barbarum isolate Lr01 chromosome 12, ASM1917538v2, whole genome shotgun sequence genome includes a region encoding these proteins:
- the LOC132623849 gene encoding peroxidase 19: MSSFSTSSATIFMFHCFFFFLNLPFSNSLPKSPPINATLRRAPRQLSVNYYAKSCPQIESLVGSVTSNMFKESPASGPATIRLFFHDCFVEGCDGSILISSKAGSKELAEKDAEDNKDLAKEAFAGIYKAKAVVESKCPGVVSCADILAIATRDFVHFVGGPYYQVKKGRWDGKISKASRVHSNLPQSNSTVDQLLKLFSSKGLNQEDLVVLSGAHTIGFAHCKQFVNRLYNYKGTKKPDPNMDPRLFKALKMSCPQFGGNIDIVAPFDVTTPFSFDNAYYGNLEAKLGLLASDQALSLDHRTKSLVQDLAKDKHKFFKAFADAMEKMGGIGVKRGRKHGEFRKDCTMHHM, encoded by the exons ATGTCTTCTTTCTCTACTTCTTCTGCCACCATTTTTATGTTCCActgtttcttcttcttcctcaatttaccCTTCTCCAATTCCTTGCCAAAATCCCCACCGATCAATGCCACCCTCAGGCGGGCGCCTCGACAACTCTCTGTTAATTACTATGCGAAATCTTGCCCTCAAATTGAATCTCTGGTTGGCTCAGTAACCTCCAACATGTTCAAAGAATCCCCTGCTTCTGGCCCTGCCACCATTCGCCTCTTCTTCCATGATTGCTTTGTTGAA GGGTGTGATGGTTCAATATTGATATCAAGTAAAGCAGGAAGCAAAGAATTGGCAGAGAAAGATGCAGAAGATAACAAGGATTTAGCTAAGGAGGCATTTGCAGGCATATACAAAGCCAAAGCTGTGGTGGAAAGCAAGTGTCCTGGTGTTGTTTCCTGTGCAGACATTCTTGCCATTGCTACCAGAGATTTTGTCCACTTT GTTGGAGGACCATATTATCAAGTGAAGAAAGGAAGATGGGATGGAAAGATATCAAAGGCATCACGGGTGCACTCAAATCTTCCTCAATCAAACTCAACAGTGGATCAACTTTTGAAACTTTTTTCCTCTAAAGGACTTAACCAAGAGGACCTTGTGGTCCTATCTGGTGCACACACTATTGGTTTTGCACATTGCAAACAATTTGTTAACAGACTCTATAACTACAAAGGGACCAAAAAACCTGACCCTAACATGGATCCTAGGCTCTTCAAGGCCCTCAAAATGTCATGTCCACAATTTGGTGGCAATATTGATATTGTAGCACCCTTTGATGTGACAACACCTTTCTCATTTGACAATGCTTATTATGGCAATTTGGAGGCTAAGTTGGGATTGTTGGCTTCTGATCAAGCTTTGTCATTGGACCATAGGACTAAGTCTTTGGTGCAAGATTTGGCAAAGGATAAACATAAGTTTTTTAAGGCTTTTGCTGATGCTATGGAGAAAATGGGAGGTATTGGGGTGAAAAGGGGAAGAAAGCATGGGGAATTTAGAAAAGATTGCACTATGCATCATATGTGA
- the LOC132621246 gene encoding uncharacterized protein LOC132621246 yields MLILKAWSKNNEIQGRAILRHNRALHLSDPKMRAVVQRVASASVEVEGRIISAIGPGLLVLVGLHESDSDSDADYICRKVLNMRLFPNEETGKTWDHSVVQKNYEVLLVSQFTLYGIMKGNKPDFHVAMPPEKAKPFYASLVEKFQKAYKQDAVKDGVFGAMMKVNLINDGPVTMHLDSAQPSK; encoded by the exons ATGCtaattttaaaagcttggtcaaagaATAACGAAATCCAGGGCCGTGCTATATTACGGCATAATCGCGCACTTCACTTGTCAGATCCAAAAATGAGGGCCGTAGTCCAGCGTGTTGCTTCAGCCAGTGTAGAG GTGGAAGGGCGTATTATATCAGCAATCGGGCCGGGCTTGCTGGTTCTCGTGGGCCTTCATGAATCAGATTCTGACTCCGATGCTGACTACAT ATGCCGGAAAGTGTTGAATATGAGACTGTTCCCAAATGAGGAAACTGGAAAGACATGGGATCACAGT GTAGTTCAGAAGAATTATGAAGTTCTATTAG TGAGTCAGTTTACACTCTATGGGATTATGAAGGGAAACAAGCCGGATTTTCACGTCGCAATGCCTCCTGAGAAAGCGAAACCCTTCTATGCCTCTTTGGTTGAGAAATTCCAGAAAGCTTACAAACAGGATGCAGTCAAAG ATGGTGTCTTCGGAGCAATGATGAAG GTCAACTTGATCAATGATGGCCCTGTCACTATGCATCTCGACTCAGCACAACCATCAAAATGA